The DNA window TGTTCTGTAACGTTTGAGACAATGTAAACTTCTATTTGCCTTATTATTGTTTCAATTGTTTCTTTCGGAGGTATGTAGCAATTTATTATGGTTACCTGTTTGGTATCCCACTTTATTTTCACAATAATAAGTTTTTGAGCCACCATTACAGGGAATATTTCAATGTCCTTATTATGAATTATTATAGCAGTTTTTGGATTTTCGTCATAAGCAATTATTTTATCTTTTAGGGAGAAACCAATTACCTTATTTTTCAGTGCGTATGGTTCTTGCACTAGTGTAATGTCTTGTTTTAATTCTAGGAGGTTGTTCGTCAATGTTTGTGTTGCTTTGAAGGATTTACCGAGGTTAACTTGAATTAAATGCAGGTAGCTTGCCATGCTTGGATGGAGAATTAAACACCGATACAAAGACGAAAAGatacaaataaagaaataagtaaataaacagAATGCGTGGAATTGGGCTTGTTAGTTGCCCAAACCCATTTCCCATTTAATCTGGCTATACCTCCTTTTATATTGTGGGCATTCAAAACTCCACATGGAATGATCTTTCATTTCCTCACTTGCCATTTTGCATGCTGGGCACTCTTTCACTTGCGCTATGCATTTACTATGTTGGTGTGCTTCTCCACACTCTGTGCATCTTGGCGATTTGGCCGTACACTGATTTTGTGTGTGACCAAATTTTGCACACCATGAGCATCTCTGTACAAAGATATTTGGGTATATGGAGCAACGGCTCCACCCCAGAAGGACTTTCTCTTTCAGCAGAAGTTCTTTTGCCATGGCTCTGTTTGAAATACGTATAGTGGCGACTTTCATGCCTTTCTTTTGTGTAGACCAAATTACTTTGATCTGTTCAGCATCTCCGCTGAGATTGTTCTGATTTACCAATCTTTCTGGAACTTCGTGGTCAGAGACAGAGGGCTCAATCCCAACAATTTTTAGCTCGGGTTCTTTTCCTTCCGAGATCTTCAGTTTTAGGTGCCTGAAGTCTTTGTTCGTTTTGATATTCTCTTGCAGTTTTTCAAGCCCTTCCTTCGAATTGGAGGTGACTGCAATACCCCCCCTTATGGGTTTTGTGTTGACATCATTGAGGCCAAGTGTTTCTGGTTTGAAGTGTTTTTCCAATGTTTGTTTTATTACAGGGTAACTAGTACCCTCATCGGCTTCACATGTTATTAAGAGTGCCGGCCGTGGC is part of the Dermacentor silvarum isolate Dsil-2018 unplaced genomic scaffold, BIME_Dsil_1.4 Seq512, whole genome shotgun sequence genome and encodes:
- the LOC125941874 gene encoding uncharacterized protein LOC125941874 produces the protein MQEDVKFLEAMLETQEAAPQSSEGLKKMLQAHQKMKEMALRAIEKIAYLQGMLDETRAHPPQCKAFADVVRQDSLNNKAETEENVKKEPRPALLITCEADEGTSYPVIKQTLEKHFKPETLGLNDVNTKPIRGGIAVTSNSKEGLEKLQENIKTNKDFRHLKLKISEGKEPELKIVGIEPSVSDHEVPERLVNQNNLSGDAEQIKVIWSTQKKGMKVATIRISNRAMAKELLLKEKVLLGWSRCSIYPNIFVQRCSWCAKFGHTQNQCTAKSPRCTECGEAHQHSKCIAQVKECPACKMASEEMKDHSMWSFECPQYKRRYSQIKWEMGLGN